The segment TCATCCCTACACAAACGGTTATTTAAAAGGGATTAACAATAAAATTAAAGTTATTAAACGAATGTCTTATGGCATTCGCAACTTTCAACGACTCAGAAATAAGGTATTATGCTCACTTAT is part of the Bacillus sp. (in: firmicutes) genome and harbors:
- a CDS encoding transposase; the encoded protein is MRTGRISVHEANFKSWEKEIINSFIHPYTNGYLKGINNKIKVIKRMSYGIRNFQRLRNKVLCSLI